A single window of Sulfitobacter sp. JL08 DNA harbors:
- a CDS encoding DUF1674 domain-containing protein, with product MADDTPENDALPPAAQRALAEAEARRAAAKDEKLPKELGGRDGPEPVRYGDWEKKGIAIDF from the coding sequence ATGGCCGACGACACACCCGAAAATGATGCACTGCCCCCCGCCGCACAGCGCGCTCTTGCCGAGGCCGAAGCGCGTCGTGCCGCAGCAAAAGATGAAAAGCTTCCCAAGGAACTTGGTGGGCGCGACGGGCCGGAACCCGTCCGCTATGGAGATTGGGAAAAAAAAGGGATTGCGATAGACTTCTGA
- the rbfA gene encoding 30S ribosome-binding factor RbfA, with the protein MAKNKFHDGPGPSQRQLRVGELIRRTLSEVLARGDVHDPDLNRMSITVGEVRTSPDLRIATAYVLPLGGKGQDEVIKLLARNKGELRRAVSKKLALKFAPDLRFQLDETFDRMDDTRRMLNQDNVRRDTETPDTSE; encoded by the coding sequence ATGGCAAAGAACAAGTTTCATGATGGCCCCGGCCCGTCGCAACGGCAACTGCGTGTTGGCGAACTGATCCGCAGAACCTTGTCCGAGGTTCTGGCACGCGGTGACGTGCACGATCCCGATCTGAACCGCATGTCCATCACCGTGGGCGAGGTGCGCACCTCGCCTGATTTGCGCATCGCAACCGCCTATGTGCTGCCCCTCGGTGGCAAGGGGCAGGATGAAGTGATCAAGCTGCTGGCACGCAACAAGGGCGAACTGCGCCGAGCGGTGTCCAAGAAGCTGGCCCTGAAATTCGCGCCTGACCTTCGGTTCCAGCTGGATGAAACATTCGACCGGATGGATGACACCCGCAGGATGCTGAATCAGGACAATGTGCGCCGCGACACAGAAACACCGGACACATCGGAATGA
- a CDS encoding dihydrodipicolinate reductase, which produces MIRSLAIAFATVFAAAPAFADFAKVDQRDDFVRLISGKQLTLPLVNLEVDPNGKITGKGARWAVNGTWSWQDGYFCRDINWGGSDLGYNCQAVEVKEGRVRFISDKGTGDSATFRLK; this is translated from the coding sequence ATGATCCGTTCACTTGCCATCGCATTCGCCACTGTTTTCGCGGCTGCACCTGCCTTTGCCGATTTTGCCAAGGTCGACCAGCGCGATGATTTCGTAAGGCTGATCAGCGGCAAGCAACTGACCCTGCCACTTGTTAATCTTGAGGTTGATCCAAACGGCAAGATCACCGGTAAAGGCGCACGCTGGGCCGTGAATGGTACCTGGAGCTGGCAGGACGGTTATTTCTGCCGCGACATCAATTGGGGCGGCAGCGATCTGGGTTACAATTGTCAGGCGGTCGAGGTCAAAGAGGGCCGAGTGCGATTTATCTCGGACAAAGGCACAGGCGATTCCGCGACGTTCCGCCTGAAATAA
- the truB gene encoding tRNA pseudouridine(55) synthase TruB — protein MARKRKGRDISGWVVIDKPAGPTSTAVVNKVRWAFDAKKAGHAGTLDPDATGVLAVALGEATKTVPYITDALKAYTFKIRFGQATNTDDAEGEVIAQSDTRPTDDQIKQALSGFIGEIEQVPPQFSAVKIDGQRAYKLARDGETMDIAARPLWVEELVLTDRPDADHAVLEMTCGKGGYVRAIARDLGKMLGCLGHVVSLRRIWSGPFDLGGALTLDTLDAMARTPDLDTYLQPLEIGLADLPELRCTPEGAVRLRNGNPGMVIASDVDYGEECWASLDGRAVAVGVYKAGELHPSRVFLPAS, from the coding sequence ATGGCACGTAAACGCAAAGGCCGCGACATTTCCGGATGGGTTGTGATCGACAAACCGGCAGGACCGACTTCGACGGCTGTCGTGAACAAGGTACGCTGGGCGTTCGACGCCAAGAAGGCAGGCCATGCCGGAACGCTGGACCCCGATGCAACCGGCGTTCTGGCCGTTGCCCTGGGTGAGGCCACAAAAACCGTGCCCTACATTACCGACGCGCTGAAGGCCTATACATTCAAGATCAGGTTCGGGCAGGCCACCAATACAGATGACGCCGAGGGCGAGGTGATTGCGCAAAGCGATACACGCCCGACAGACGATCAGATCAAACAGGCGCTGTCCGGCTTTATCGGTGAAATCGAACAGGTGCCGCCGCAGTTTTCCGCTGTGAAAATCGACGGGCAGCGCGCCTATAAACTGGCGCGCGACGGCGAAACCATGGACATCGCCGCCCGCCCACTCTGGGTCGAAGAGCTGGTTCTGACGGATCGGCCCGATGCGGATCATGCGGTGTTGGAAATGACCTGTGGCAAGGGCGGCTATGTGCGCGCCATTGCCCGTGATCTGGGCAAGATGCTGGGCTGTCTGGGGCATGTCGTTTCATTGCGCCGTATCTGGTCCGGCCCGTTCGACCTAGGCGGCGCGCTGACGCTGGATACGCTTGATGCCATGGCGCGCACCCCGGACCTTGACACCTATTTGCAACCGCTGGAAATCGGGCTGGCCGATCTGCCGGAACTGCGCTGCACACCCGAGGGCGCGGTACGCCTGCGCAACGGCAACCCCGGAATGGTGATCGCATCGGATGTCGACTACGGCGAAGAATGCTGGGCATCGCTGGACGGGCGCGCCGTGGCAGTGGGTGTCTACAAGGCCGGTGAATTGCATCCCAGCCGTGTGTTTCTGCCCGCGTCCTGA
- the dapB gene encoding 4-hydroxy-tetrahydrodipicolinate reductase has product MSELPGIVVTGASGRMGQMLIETILSSDKVRLVGAIERKGHDWIGQDVGVAMGRSPLDVPVEHDPLDAFARAQAVIDFTAPEATLEFAALAAQARAVHVIGTTGMTPEQVARLEPAARHAVIIRAGNMSLGVNLLTQLTRKVAAALDDDYDIEIIEAHHNQKVDAPSGTALMLGQAAADGRGVELGDVSDRARDGMTGARKRGDIGFAVVRGGDIIGEHDVMFAAMGERIILRHMASDRSVFARGALKAAIWGQDKGPGQYDMLDVLGL; this is encoded by the coding sequence ATGAGCGAGTTGCCGGGTATCGTCGTGACAGGAGCATCGGGCCGTATGGGCCAGATGCTGATCGAAACGATCCTGTCCAGTGACAAAGTGCGTCTGGTCGGGGCGATCGAACGCAAGGGCCACGACTGGATCGGTCAGGACGTTGGTGTTGCCATGGGGCGCAGCCCGCTGGATGTCCCTGTAGAACATGACCCGCTGGACGCGTTTGCCCGCGCACAGGCCGTGATCGATTTTACCGCGCCCGAGGCAACGCTGGAATTTGCCGCGCTTGCCGCACAGGCCCGTGCGGTGCACGTGATCGGCACCACCGGGATGACGCCCGAGCAGGTGGCCCGTCTTGAACCGGCGGCGCGCCATGCCGTGATCATCCGCGCCGGCAACATGAGCCTTGGTGTCAACCTGCTGACACAACTGACCCGCAAGGTCGCCGCCGCGCTGGATGATGATTACGATATCGAAATTATCGAAGCGCACCACAATCAAAAGGTCGATGCGCCATCCGGCACCGCCCTGATGCTGGGGCAGGCGGCGGCAGACGGGCGCGGTGTCGAACTGGGGGATGTCTCCGATCGCGCCCGCGATGGCATGACGGGCGCGCGCAAACGGGGCGATATCGGCTTTGCCGTGGTGCGGGGCGGCGATATTATCGGCGAACATGATGTGATGTTTGCCGCGATGGGCGAACGCATCATCCTGCGCCATATGGCAAGCGACCGCTCGGTCTTTGCCCGCGGTGCGCTAAAAGCTGCCATTTGGGGGCAGGACAAGGGCCCGGGCCAATATGATATGCTTGACGTGCTTGGACTCTAG
- a CDS encoding phosphodiester glycosidase family protein codes for MKAAPTLLALMMWATPALADVCNDVTYLDVPYTICEADLTQSDMRLFLYAEGGAPYGHFSTINRHLAEQNLQLGFAMNAGMYHEDRAPVGHYVENGREQMRVITNAGPGNFGLLPNGVFCIRKGRADVIETLRFVEETPDCRFATQSGPMLVIDGELHPRFLPDSTSRYIRNGVGTSADGTRAVFAISSVPVTFHEFGELFRDGLKLPNALYFDGNISRLYAPDLERNDAGFRLGPIVGTVVPLEQ; via the coding sequence ATGAAAGCGGCGCCAACATTGCTGGCACTTATGATGTGGGCCACGCCTGCGCTGGCGGATGTGTGCAACGATGTGACCTATCTGGATGTGCCCTATACGATTTGCGAAGCTGACCTGACGCAAAGCGACATGCGTCTGTTCCTTTATGCCGAGGGCGGCGCACCTTACGGGCATTTTTCTACAATCAACCGGCATCTGGCCGAGCAGAACCTGCAACTGGGGTTCGCGATGAATGCCGGAATGTACCACGAAGATCGCGCGCCAGTCGGGCATTATGTAGAAAACGGGCGCGAACAGATGCGGGTGATCACCAATGCCGGACCGGGCAATTTCGGGCTTTTGCCCAACGGGGTCTTCTGCATCCGGAAGGGCCGCGCCGATGTGATCGAAACGCTGCGCTTTGTCGAAGAAACGCCCGACTGCAGGTTTGCCACGCAATCCGGCCCGATGCTGGTGATTGATGGCGAACTGCACCCGCGGTTCCTGCCTGACAGCACGTCTCGCTATATTCGCAACGGGGTGGGCACCAGTGCCGATGGCACACGCGCGGTCTTTGCAATTTCAAGCGTGCCGGTCACCTTTCACGAATTCGGTGAGCTGTTCCGCGACGGGCTGAAGCTGCCCAATGCGCTGTATTTCGACGGTAACATTTCGCGGCTTTATGCACCCGATCTTGAACGCAACGATGCAGGGTTCAGGCTGGGCCCGATCGTGGGCACCGTCGTGCCGCTGGAACAATAG